One genomic segment of Culturomica massiliensis includes these proteins:
- a CDS encoding ABC transporter ATP-binding protein produces MQRDSMIEARNLSIGYRLGRRGRKVLYTELSFGLRRGELTCLLGPNGAGKSTLLRTISGSQRPLGGSILLEGRELSVCTEQEISRKIGLVLTDKTMTGGLTVFDLVSLGRHPHTGFFGRLKEKDYTIIRDSLDAVGIGAKADHYVAELSDGERQKVMIARALAQECPVLLLDEPTAFLDVVSRIEIMSLLHKLAAEQGKTILLSTHDLEQALLLSDRLWLLSRTEGLQCGITEELVFRGTMDHFFARNEIVFDKTSGSFRPLPSQGIQVQVEASGELLFWVNNILMRNGFCCATEGKDVAFLLQAAAPDDFILRFPDGRIDKFTSFAELDTYLKNVYKL; encoded by the coding sequence ATGCAGCGAGATTCAATGATAGAAGCCAGGAATTTATCCATCGGTTACCGCTTGGGAAGACGAGGGAGAAAAGTATTATATACGGAGCTTTCTTTCGGACTTCGTCGTGGAGAATTGACCTGTTTATTGGGGCCTAACGGAGCCGGGAAATCTACATTGCTGCGGACTATCAGTGGATCGCAGCGTCCGTTGGGGGGAAGTATACTGTTGGAAGGAAGGGAATTGTCTGTCTGTACCGAACAGGAAATTTCCCGGAAAATAGGCCTTGTATTGACAGATAAGACGATGACCGGCGGCTTGACGGTATTCGATCTGGTGTCTTTGGGACGTCATCCGCATACCGGTTTTTTCGGACGTTTGAAAGAAAAAGATTACACAATTATCCGGGATTCTTTAGATGCAGTGGGAATCGGTGCGAAAGCGGATCATTATGTGGCGGAACTGTCTGATGGGGAACGTCAAAAGGTTATGATTGCAAGAGCATTGGCACAAGAATGTCCCGTACTTTTGTTGGATGAACCGACGGCTTTTCTGGATGTTGTCAGCCGGATCGAAATTATGAGTTTGTTACATAAATTGGCGGCAGAGCAGGGGAAGACGATTCTGCTTTCGACGCATGATCTGGAGCAGGCGCTGTTACTGAGTGACCGCCTGTGGCTGCTTTCCCGGACAGAAGGACTCCAATGCGGCATTACGGAAGAGTTGGTATTTCGGGGAACGATGGATCATTTTTTTGCCCGCAATGAGATTGTCTTTGACAAAACGAGCGGTAGCTTCCGGCCTTTGCCATCGCAAGGAATACAAGTGCAGGTGGAGGCATCCGGCGAATTGTTGTTCTGGGTGAATAATATTTTGATGCGTAACGGATTTTGTTGTGCAACGGAAGGGAAAGATGTAGCCTTTCTGCTACAAGCTGCTGCTCCGGATGATTTTATCCTCCGTTTCCCGGATGGAAGAATAGATAAGTTCACTTCTTTTGCTGAATTGGATACTTACCTGAAAAATGTGTATAAA
- a CDS encoding iron ABC transporter permease, whose amino-acid sequence MKYRIVWCILLLLGILFAANLFLGSAKIPFRSVLSILMGEGTEKDTWMYIILQTRLPQAVTAMFAGAALAVAGLMLQTVFANPLAGPSILGIDSGASLGVALVMLLYGGTVGGVVVGLSFSGYMAVIFGAFTGAITILGIIIFFSTLIRSNVMLLIIGIMIGYITSSAISLLNFFSTAEGVFSYTMWGMGDFSGVSAEQLPYFCGILALGLLLALVLIKPLNALLLGERYAENLGVNVKRVRILLLISTGILTAVTTAFCGPVAFIGLAVPHIARLMLGTSNHKLLMPVTLLCGSFIALLCNLLSVLPGSAGVIPLNAITPVLGAPVIIYVIVNQKKIQYFN is encoded by the coding sequence ATGAAGTATCGTATCGTCTGGTGTATATTATTACTTTTGGGTATTTTATTCGCTGCCAATCTGTTCCTGGGATCGGCGAAGATTCCTTTTCGTTCGGTCTTGTCCATATTGATGGGTGAAGGGACGGAAAAGGATACCTGGATGTATATTATTTTGCAAACCCGTTTGCCGCAGGCTGTAACGGCCATGTTTGCCGGAGCTGCCTTGGCTGTAGCCGGTTTGATGTTACAGACGGTTTTTGCCAATCCGTTGGCCGGGCCTTCTATCCTGGGTATTGATTCGGGGGCGAGTCTGGGAGTGGCTTTGGTGATGCTGCTGTATGGAGGTACAGTCGGAGGTGTGGTTGTCGGGCTTTCTTTTTCAGGTTATATGGCGGTTATATTCGGTGCATTTACCGGAGCCATTACGATATTGGGTATCATTATCTTTTTTTCGACTTTGATTCGGAGTAATGTGATGCTTCTGATCATCGGAATCATGATCGGCTATATCACTTCTTCGGCAATCTCTTTACTGAACTTTTTTTCTACGGCCGAAGGGGTATTTTCGTATACCATGTGGGGTATGGGCGATTTTTCGGGTGTATCGGCCGAACAATTGCCTTATTTTTGCGGTATACTGGCCTTGGGATTGCTATTGGCTTTGGTGTTGATCAAGCCTTTGAACGCTTTGTTGCTGGGAGAGCGGTATGCGGAGAATCTGGGGGTTAACGTAAAGCGGGTACGTATATTGTTATTGATCAGTACGGGAATATTGACGGCTGTCACGACGGCATTCTGCGGTCCGGTTGCTTTTATCGGTTTGGCTGTGCCCCATATTGCCCGGTTGATGCTGGGTACCTCAAATCACAAATTATTGATGCCGGTGACCTTGTTATGCGGTTCTTTCATAGCTTTGTTGTGTAACTTATTGAGTGTGTTGCCGGGAAGTGCCGGAGTGATTCCTTTGAATGCCATTACACCGGTATTAGGAGCTCCGGTTATTATTTATGTGATTGTCAATCAGAAAAAGATACAATATTTCAATTGA
- a CDS encoding ABC transporter substrate-binding protein, which produces MRRSAFCLISVFIFLLVSCGQKGKTQQEGKENCRVEYATGYTVRRGADYTEVSIRDPWDTTKLLAHYVLVARDRELPADLPPGIVVRVPLERVVAATSVHCGWLEMLGVRDELIGVCESRYIDLDFVCRGLAEGKITDIGEASAPDVEKLIELEPDAMITSPLSNAPYGRVEKTGIPQIKCVDYMESTPLGRAEWIRFQALFFGKEALADSLFKEIVESYNAVKALVDSVEERPSVVTEMKYGSMWYISGGRSYMGRFLQDAGAGYCWKDDEHAGSFPLSFESVFEQGGEADFWLIKYNRAQEMSYEDLKREYTPYANFAAWKKHNIFTCNTGVVPYYEEVPIRPDYLLKDLVKIFHPELLPDYQLRYYSKMKE; this is translated from the coding sequence ATGAGACGATCCGCATTTTGTCTGATATCGGTTTTTATCTTTCTGCTTGTATCTTGCGGGCAGAAAGGTAAAACACAACAGGAAGGTAAAGAAAATTGCCGGGTAGAATACGCTACGGGGTATACGGTACGTCGTGGTGCTGATTATACGGAGGTGAGCATTCGTGATCCCTGGGATACGACCAAATTATTGGCACATTATGTTCTTGTAGCCCGGGATCGTGAATTGCCGGCGGATTTACCGCCGGGGATTGTAGTACGGGTGCCTTTGGAAAGAGTCGTTGCAGCGACATCGGTACATTGCGGTTGGTTGGAAATGTTGGGTGTACGCGATGAATTAATCGGGGTTTGTGAATCGCGTTATATCGATTTGGATTTTGTGTGCCGGGGATTGGCGGAGGGTAAAATTACGGATATCGGTGAAGCTTCCGCCCCCGATGTGGAAAAATTGATTGAATTGGAGCCGGATGCTATGATTACTTCTCCTTTAAGCAATGCCCCTTATGGACGGGTGGAGAAAACCGGAATTCCACAGATCAAATGCGTGGATTATATGGAGTCGACTCCCTTGGGACGGGCGGAATGGATTCGTTTCCAGGCTTTGTTTTTTGGAAAAGAGGCTTTAGCCGATTCGCTTTTTAAAGAAATTGTTGAGTCATATAATGCCGTAAAAGCTTTAGTAGATAGCGTTGAGGAGCGTCCTTCTGTGGTGACGGAAATGAAATACGGCTCTATGTGGTATATTTCCGGAGGCCGCAGTTATATGGGCCGTTTCCTTCAGGATGCCGGAGCCGGTTATTGCTGGAAAGACGATGAGCATGCCGGTTCATTTCCCTTGTCTTTTGAAAGTGTTTTTGAACAGGGTGGTGAGGCTGACTTTTGGTTGATTAAGTACAACCGGGCACAGGAAATGAGTTACGAAGATTTGAAACGGGAATATACTCCCTATGCTAATTTTGCAGCCTGGAAAAAACACAATATCTTTACCTGTAATACGGGAGTTGTTCCCTATTATGAAGAGGTTCCGATTCGTCCGGATTATCTGTTGAAGGATTTGGTAAAGATTTTTCATCCCGAACTTTTGCCTGATTATCAATTGAGGTATTACAGCAAGATGAAAGAGTGA
- a CDS encoding YncE family protein — translation MKFRSLFLSALCLLSVSCFISCSDDDDDDDDITSGILILNEGSYQGNNASITAYNPKTGGITADLYYALNDKKLGDAGQDMITYGNRVYITVYGSSRLVKLDSLGRELKAITFSPADGQPRYMAAEDGKLYVTLWSGQVARIDTTDLTIEKYVTVGANPEQIVEENDKLYVANSGYGAGTTVSVINLGIFTVEKIITVVQNPNLIVEAAGDIYVLSYGNYGDIPYALQRLNVANGTCDNIAVATKMTAHGDIIYLVNSVTDWSVKPYVTTNNFFTYNAKTRKLNENSFLTLTGDAESLKTESIMMMEIDPYTGDIYIGTSDYTNTGDVYRFSRNGKLIKKFGSGGISPNNAVFFE, via the coding sequence ATGAAATTCAGAAGTTTATTTTTGAGTGCTTTATGCCTTTTATCCGTCAGTTGTTTTATATCCTGCAGCGATGATGACGACGATGACGATGATATTACGTCAGGAATATTGATTCTTAACGAAGGAAGTTATCAGGGAAATAATGCCAGTATTACGGCCTATAATCCGAAGACGGGAGGAATAACTGCCGATTTGTATTATGCGCTGAACGATAAAAAATTGGGGGATGCCGGTCAGGACATGATTACCTATGGAAATCGGGTGTATATAACAGTGTACGGTTCGAGTCGTTTGGTGAAATTGGATAGCCTGGGCAGAGAATTGAAAGCGATTACGTTCTCTCCGGCTGATGGTCAGCCCCGGTATATGGCGGCAGAAGACGGAAAATTATACGTTACGCTTTGGAGCGGCCAGGTGGCCCGCATAGATACGACTGATCTGACGATTGAGAAGTATGTTACTGTCGGTGCTAATCCGGAACAGATTGTAGAAGAAAATGATAAATTGTATGTGGCCAATTCCGGTTATGGAGCCGGTACGACGGTTTCTGTCATCAATTTAGGTATTTTTACGGTTGAAAAGATAATCACGGTTGTACAGAATCCGAATCTTATCGTCGAGGCTGCCGGTGATATTTATGTACTTTCTTATGGGAATTACGGAGATATCCCTTATGCGTTGCAGCGTCTGAACGTTGCAAACGGCACCTGTGATAATATTGCTGTTGCCACAAAAATGACAGCGCATGGCGATATAATATATTTGGTAAACTCCGTTACCGACTGGTCTGTTAAGCCTTATGTGACGACGAATAACTTTTTCACTTACAATGCGAAGACAAGGAAATTGAACGAAAACTCTTTCCTGACCCTGACCGGAGATGCTGAGTCTTTGAAAACCGAAAGTATTATGATGATGGAAATAGATCCGTATACCGGAGATATTTACATCGGTACTTCCGATTATACCAATACCGGTGATGTTTATCGTTTTTCCAGGAATGGAAAGTTGATTAAAAAATTCGGTAGTGGTGGTATTTCACCTAATAATGCCGTATTTTTCGAATGA